A window of Corythoichthys intestinalis isolate RoL2023-P3 chromosome 14, ASM3026506v1, whole genome shotgun sequence contains these coding sequences:
- the slc25a42 gene encoding mitochondrial coenzyme A transporter SLC25A42, giving the protein MGSGVHDQHAALNQGEVLPRASKQSEGLKQTRSVINSLFSGALAGAVAKTAVAPLDRTKIIFQVSSARFSAKEAYRLIYRTYLKDGFFSLWRGNSATMVRVIPYAAIQFCAHEQYKRLLGDYYGFQGKVLPPLPRLLAGSMAGTTAAMLTYPLDMVRARMAVTPKEMYSNILHVFVRISREEGLKTLYRGFTPTILGVVPYAGLSFFTYETLKKLHAERSGRPQPYSYERLAFGACAGLIGQSASYPLDVVRRRMQTAGVTGHTYGTISGTMREIVAEEGVIRGLYKGLSMNWVKGPIAVGISFTTFDLTQILLRKLHEMGYTSR; this is encoded by the exons ATGGGGAGTGGAGTCCACGATCAACATGCAGCACTCAACCAGGGAGAAGTGCTGCCTCGGGCTTCCAAGCAGTCTGAA GGCCTGAAGCAGACCCGCTCTGTCATCAACTCGCTCTTCTCGGGGGCTTTGGCGGGAGCTGTGGCCAAAACAGCTGTCGCTCCATTGGACAGGACTAAAATCATCTTTCAAG tgtcTTCAGCTAGATTCTCAGCAAAA GAGGCCTACAGGTTAATCTACCGCACATACCTTAAGGATGGCTTCTTCAGTCTATGGAGGGGCAACTCTGCCACCATGGTGCGAGTCATCCCATATGCTGCCATCCAGTTCTGTGCTCACGAGCAGTACAAAAGGCTCTTGGGAGACTACTATGGCTTTCAGGGGAA GGTCCTCCCTCCACTGCCAAGGTTACTGGCTGGGTCAATGGCCGGCACCACTGCAGCCATGTTAACGTACCCTCTTGACATGGTGCGAGCGCGCATGGCTGTCACACCAAAAGAAAT GTACagcaacatccttcatgtgtttgTTCGGATCTCCCGGGAAGAAGGACTGAAGACCTTGTATCGAGGTTTTACGCCCACCATACTGGGTGTAGTCCCTTATGCGGGCCTCAGCTTCTTTACCTACGAGACATTGAAAAAGCTTCATGCAG AGAGAAGCGGGCGCCCACAACCCTACTCGTACGAACGGCTAGCCTTCGGGGCCTGCGCCGGCCTCATTGGTCAGTCGGCGTCCTACCCTTTGGACGTGGTACGTCGGCGGATGCAGACGGCGGGGGTCACGGGTCACACTTACGGCACCATCTCGGGAACCATGAGGGAAATTGTCGCCGAGGAAGGTGTTATCCGAGGACTCTATAAAGGCCTCAGTATGAACTGGGTCAAAGGGCCTATCGCGGTGGGAATCAGCTTCACCACTTTTGACCTTACTCAGATTCTCCTGAGGAAGCTGCACGAGATGGGCTACACCTCTCGGTAA